The genomic segment GGCATCAGTCTTGCGCTGGGACCGGGCCCACAGGAGCTCGCGCTGGCGCTGGTCACAGCCGCCCGCGAACGTAAAGTCCTGGTGTCCTTTGACGTGAACCACCGGCGCAAGCTGCTGCCTGACGCGGCGGCTGTGCAGACGTACGGTCCCGCCGCGCGGCATGCCGACGTGATTTTCGTCGCGCAGCGAGACGCGGGTCTGCTGGGTGGGGTGTCCGACCTGCGGGCCCTCAACCCACGTGCCCTGCTCGTGGTCACCTGCGGTGCCCAGGGCAGCCAGGCCCACCTGCCGGGCGGCGAAATTGTTCATCAGCCCGCCTTCGCGGCCGCCGGTCCTGGCCGGGTAGGACGGGGAGACGCCTTTGCCGGCGGCTTCCTGCATGCCTGGCTGGGACAAGCCACACCTGCTCAAGCGCTGCAGTTCGCCTCGGCGTGTGCGGCGCTGAAAACCACGCTTCCGGGTGATCAGCTGCACGTCAGTGACGGTGACCTGAAGGCGGTCCTGGCTGGCAGTGAAAGCGGCGAGCCGCTCCGATGACGCCTTACGACCTCAAGGAAGGACAGATCCCATGCAGATGACCATGCGCTGGTTCGGCCCGGCTGACCCGGTCCCCCTTTGGAAACTCCGGCAGGTCCCCAACCTGACCGGTATCGTGAGTGCCTTGCATGACGTGCCTCCCGGGGTGCCCTGGACGCGTCCGGACGTTGCCGCCCTGCGTGCGCAGGTGGAATCCGCTGGACTGCAGCTGAGTGTCATCGAGAGCATTCCTGTCCACGAGGACATCAAACTCGGCAATGCGCACCGCGACGGACGTATCCAGGCGTTTATCTCATGTCTGGAAGCGGTCGCCGCCGAGGGCATCCGGGTGGTCTGCTACAACTTCATGCCGGTGTTCGACTGGACCCGCACAGATCTCGCCATGCGGCTGCCGGACGGCAGCACCACCCTCACGTTCCGCCAGGCGGACGTCGACGCCACACCAGGGGATGAGCCTCCTGCACTTCCAGGTTGGGCAGAAGCTTACACGGTGCAGGAACTTCAGGCGCTGCGTGCGGCGTACACGGACATCGATGCCGCGAAGCTCAGGGCCAACCTGGCTTACTTCCTGCAGGCCGTGGTCCCGGAAGCGGCGCGGCTGAACGTCAAACTTGCGATTCACCCGGATGACCCGCCCTGGCCAGTGCTGGGCCTGCCACGTGTGGTAAGCACGGCGGACGATCTGGAGTTCCTGCTGAACGCTGCGCCGGACGAGCACAACGGCCTGACGTTCTGTACCGGCTCGCTCGGCGCGTGGTCAGGCCATGATCTTCCTGCCATGGTGGACCGCTTCGCAAACCGCATTCATTTTGTGCACGCGCGTAATGTGCGCCGGATCGCAGAGCGGGATTTTGACGAGGTGGCCCACATCAGCGCTCATGGAAACGTGCAGCTGGCCAAGACAGTGATGAAGCTCGCGCGCCTGCGCCCCGGAGTCCCGATTCGCCCGGACCATGGCCGGATGATCTGGGGCGAAACCGGGCGGCCCGGCTACGGTCTGTACGACCGGGCACTGGGTGCAACGTACCTGCAGGGCCTGATTGACGCCGTGGAAGAAAGCGCGCATGCCTGAGCTGTCCGAACTGCTTGGCCAGCACCGGTTGCTGGCCATCCTGCGCGGGGTGCCTGCTACGCACGCACCGCGTCTGGTGGAGACGTTGCACGAGGAAGGGATCAGGCTGTTCGAGGTGGCGCTCAGTGACGCGCATGGACTCGAAGCCCTCCGTGCTGTCCGGGCGGCTCTCGGACTGGAGCTGCCGTTGGGCGCCGGTACGGTGGTCACCTCTGAACTGGCTGCTCACGCTCAGGACGCGGGCGCAGATTTTCTGGTTACGCCGCATGTCGTGCCGGAGGTTGCGGCAGCGGCCCACGAGCGTGGGCTGGGATTGCTGATGGGCGCCCTGACGCCCACCGAAATCGCCCAGGCGCTTGCGCTTGGCAGCGCTGCCGTGAAGGTATTTCCCGCCGGCATCCTCGGTCCGGAGTACCTGCGGCAGCTGCGCGGCCCCTACCCGCAAGCTCCCCTGATCGCTGTGGGAGGCATACACGCGGGGAACGTCTCTTCCTACTTCGCCGCCGGAGCGAATGGAGCGGGTGTGGGCGGCGCCCTGACCCGAACAGACTGGACTGCACCGGACTGGGATGCGGTAAGACAGCAGGCACAGCATCTGGTGGCTGCCGGGAGGACCCTATGAAAATCACCCGTCTCGAGTCGTTTCTCGTACCGCCCCGGTGGCTGTTTCTCAAGATCGAAACGGATGAAGGCGTCAGCGGATGGGGCGAGCCGGTGGTGGAGGGGCGTGCGCACACCGTGCAGGCTGCCGTGAACGAGCTGGCCGATCTGATTGTCGGGCGGGATCCAGGACGCATCGAGGACCTCTGGCAACTGATGCACCGGGGCGGCTTCTACCGCGGTGGGGCCGTGTTCATGAGCGCCATTGCCGGGATCGATCAGGCACTGTGGGACATCAAGGGCAAGGTCTTTGGCGCGCCCGTACACAGCCTGTTGGGTGGACAGTGCCGTGACCGGATGCGGGTGTACTCCTGGATCGGAGGCGACCGGCCTTCCGATGTGGCTGCGGCAGCCCACGCCGCGATGAGCGCAGGGTTTACGGCGATCAAAATGAATGCCACCGAGGAAATGACGTACCTGGACGTCCATTCCAAGATCGACAGCGTGCTGAACCGGGTGCAGGCTGTACGCGACGCGACCACGCCGGACTTTGGCATCGCTGTGGACTTCCACGGTCGCCTTCACCTGCCGATGGCGCGGGTGCTGGCCCGGGAACTTGACCCTAT from the Deinococcus deserti VCD115 genome contains:
- the uxuA gene encoding mannonate dehydratase, with the translated sequence MQMTMRWFGPADPVPLWKLRQVPNLTGIVSALHDVPPGVPWTRPDVAALRAQVESAGLQLSVIESIPVHEDIKLGNAHRDGRIQAFISCLEAVAAEGIRVVCYNFMPVFDWTRTDLAMRLPDGSTTLTFRQADVDATPGDEPPALPGWAEAYTVQELQALRAAYTDIDAAKLRANLAYFLQAVVPEAARLNVKLAIHPDDPPWPVLGLPRVVSTADDLEFLLNAAPDEHNGLTFCTGSLGAWSGHDLPAMVDRFANRIHFVHARNVRRIAERDFDEVAHISAHGNVQLAKTVMKLARLRPGVPIRPDHGRMIWGETGRPGYGLYDRALGATYLQGLIDAVEESAHA
- a CDS encoding bifunctional 4-hydroxy-2-oxoglutarate aldolase/2-dehydro-3-deoxy-phosphogluconate aldolase: MPELSELLGQHRLLAILRGVPATHAPRLVETLHEEGIRLFEVALSDAHGLEALRAVRAALGLELPLGAGTVVTSELAAHAQDAGADFLVTPHVVPEVAAAAHERGLGLLMGALTPTEIAQALALGSAAVKVFPAGILGPEYLRQLRGPYPQAPLIAVGGIHAGNVSSYFAAGANGAGVGGALTRTDWTAPDWDAVRQQAQHLVAAGRTL
- the dgoD gene encoding galactonate dehydratase, which codes for MKITRLESFLVPPRWLFLKIETDEGVSGWGEPVVEGRAHTVQAAVNELADLIVGRDPGRIEDLWQLMHRGGFYRGGAVFMSAIAGIDQALWDIKGKVFGAPVHSLLGGQCRDRMRVYSWIGGDRPSDVAAAAHAAMSAGFTAIKMNATEEMTYLDVHSKIDSVLNRVQAVRDATTPDFGIAVDFHGRLHLPMARVLARELDPMRLMFIEEPVLSENIEALREIRRVTTTPLALGERLYSRWEFKAMLHEGLVDVIQPDLSHAGGITECRKIASMAEAYDVALAPHCPLGPIALAACLQVDAVAHNAAIQEQSLGIHYNQGSDLLDYVKDKSVFQYADGYVGLPQGPGLGIEVDEDFVRAQAATEHRWRNPLWRHADGSVAEW
- a CDS encoding sugar kinase, whose amino-acid sequence is MSEGGVLTFGEALLKLALPQAHRIEDMRAIRAECGGSELNVAAALRALGRPAAWISALPDGPLGDWARAQVRMLGVQDFSVERSGRLGSFYLEDHHPPRPSRVIYDRQGTAFQALTAADLSPSWLTGQVAFHVSGISLALGPGPQELALALVTAARERKVLVSFDVNHRRKLLPDAAAVQTYGPAARHADVIFVAQRDAGLLGGVSDLRALNPRALLVVTCGAQGSQAHLPGGEIVHQPAFAAAGPGRVGRGDAFAGGFLHAWLGQATPAQALQFASACAALKTTLPGDQLHVSDGDLKAVLAGSESGEPLR